GAAGCGCTTTAAAGAGAAAACTGTCATTATAACAGGTGCAGATTCTGATATTGGTCGTGCAACGGCGCTTAGATTTGCACAGGAAGGGGCGAATTGTATAATCGTTGGTATTAATAACGATATTTTAGAATACATCTACGAGGATCTGCCACAGGATCATACATGGATCAATACAGGTAACCACCTTACCGTAACCAGTGACATTAATGATCTGAACCAAACGGCAAGATTAATAGAGCATGTACGCGATAAATATAAACATATTGATGTGATGGTCAATATAGATACTGCGGTCGGCATTCATCAGTCAGTTATTCCAGAACTGATAAAAACCCAAGGCAATATCGTTAATGTATCAACGCTAACGGAGATATCAGCAGACTGGAATATAGAGAACTATAAAGCTAGGCAAAGGAATTTGACTGATGTTACAAAGAAGCTGGCATTAGAGAATATACCAAATAATGTACGTATTAATGCCGTATCTGCTGGATTGGTGGCAACAGACATCAGTCCAAATCCATTTATTAGCCACTCTCCACTAGGGAAGACAGCGACACCGTTTGATGTAACCGCCGCTGTGATGTTTTTAGCCAGTGATGATGCTGCCATCATTACTGGTATGAATTTACCTGTCGATGGCGGGGTTAGTACGTTTAATAGCTAACTCAATGCTTAGTTTTTTAGCCATTCTTAAAACTCATCACCGCAAACAAAAGACCTCCTGACATTAATCTGTCAGGAGATCTTAATATAATACAGATACTCATAACTCATTTAAAAACTTTATTCAGCTGAATGATTGATATCTTGTAATGGTTGAGATAAGCGCTCAGGATGTCTTGGTATCACCCCTTTATACTGAGCATAAATTTTTGGTAAATCCGCTTCGATATCACCACTAGGATAAACCAACGACATAAAGCGTATCTCTTTAGTTTTGTAATCCATCGCTACCGGCAAAATAGGTACACCAGCGCCCACTGCTAAATAATAAAAGCCAGATTTCCAAGTTTCAGTATATTGACGCGTGCCTTCTGGTGCTAAACCCAAAAATAGTGGCTTACCGGTTTTGAACTTATCAATACTTGCTTGCAGCACTGAGCCTTTGTCACTACGATCAATGGGAATCACCCCTATCCAGCTTAATAGCTGAGCAAATATTGGCACTTTAAATAACGTATGCTTACCCATAATACTGATTTTTAAATCTAGGGCGAATAAACTGGGTATTGCATAAACCCCGTCGATATTCGAAGTATGCGGCAGCGCTAAAACCACGGCTTGTGAAATATTTGGAATCTCTCCAACTGTACGCCAACCCGCAGCTTTTAGCATAGCTGAGGCAATCACTGGCGCAATTTTATTACCGCGTTTCGGGACTAAACTACCCAGCTGCTTTCTACTAAGCTTAGGCAATATTTTAGAGTTTACAGACTTAGAAGCAGCAGCTTTTGAGCGATTAAACAACTTTGATGTCATGACGGCACCACATAATAAAAGATACCTACATAATAACATTAAGCTTATACAACCAAATTGAATTTTATAGGCTTTTATTGCTTACCAGCTTACCGGTTTATAAAGTTATATAAATATATAGCTATTGATGGACATATCCATCAAGCCGATTAGGATATGTCAGCCAAATTGCCTTTATTCTCAAGCCAAACCTTGCGATCAGCAGCCCGTTTTTTAGCCAGCAGCATATCCATCACGCTATTGGTCAGCACCATGTCATCCATATCTAGCTGAACTAAACGCCGAGTATCACGGTTCATGGTCGTCTCACGTAACTGCTCTGCACTCATTTCACCCAAGCCTTTAAAACGGGTAATCTGCGCTTTTTTATTGCCCGGCACATTGGACAAAATGTGCTGAAGCTCAGGCTCATCTAACGCATAATGCACCTCTTTACCCACGTCTACTCGATATAACGGCGGCATGGCGACAAATAAATGACCCGCATCCACCAAGGCAGGAAAATGCTTAACAAATAGGGCGCAGATGAGCGTGGCGATATGCAGACCATCAGAATCCGCATCCGCTAAGATACATACCTTATCATAACGCAGCTCAGACAAATCATCAGATGCCGGATCGACACCGATAGCAATGGCGATATCATGAATCTCTTGGCTCGATAACACCGTATCTGATGACACCTCCCACGTATTTAAAATCTTACCACGCAGCGGTAATATCGCCTGATAATGACGGTCACGTGCTTGCTTGGCGCTACCACCCGCAGAATCACCTTCCACCAAAAACAGCTCAGCACCATCACGCAAATCACCTCGACAATCTGCCAACTTACCCGGTAATGCAGGACCTTGCGTGATTTTCTTACGGGCGACTTTTTTGGCAGACTTTAGACGACGTCCAGCTTTATTAATCGCCAGCTCTGCGATTTGAGTACCCATATCAGCATGCTGGTTTAACCACAGACTAAAAGCATCTTTTGCCAATGTCTGTACTGCCCCAGCAGCTTCGCGGCTAGATAGACGCTCTTTGGTCTGTCCAGAAAATTGCGGCTCAGAAAATTTAAGCGACAGAATATAGTTCACCCCATCCCAGACATCTTCTGCCGTTAGCTTGACACTCCGTGGTAGCAAATTATGAATATCGCAAAACTCACGCAATGCCTCTAAGATACCCGTTCGCAGACCATTGACGTGCGTACCGCCTTGCGCGGTCGGAATCAGGTTCACATAGCTTTCTTGAATTGGCGTACCGCCGTCAGGCAACCAA
This region of Psychrobacter sp. JCM 18902 genomic DNA includes:
- the parE gene encoding DNA topoisomerase IV subunit B is translated as MSQYNAQSLEVLEGLEPVRRRPGMYTDTTRPNHLAQEVIDNSVDEALAGYAKTIKVQLHSDGSLSVEDDGRGMPTDIHPEFNQSGIELILTRLHAGGKFSTSNYEVSGGLHGVGISVVNALSTRVEVTVWRDSTQFDMAFENGAPVTPLTEAVSSNKRKRGTRVHFWADGRFFDTPKFNVKQLKHNLKAKAVLAAGLTIEFVDDINNEKVVWQFTDGVVEYLSEQLDGLETLPEAPFYYNYDAKAGERAAITFALSWLPDGGTPIQESYVNLIPTAQGGTHVNGLRTGILEALREFCDIHNLLPRSVKLTAEDVWDGVNYILSLKFSEPQFSGQTKERLSSREAAGAVQTLAKDAFSLWLNQHADMGTQIAELAINKAGRRLKSAKKVARKKITQGPALPGKLADCRGDLRDGAELFLVEGDSAGGSAKQARDRHYQAILPLRGKILNTWEVSSDTVLSSQEIHDIAIAIGVDPASDDLSELRYDKVCILADADSDGLHIATLICALFVKHFPALVDAGHLFVAMPPLYRVDVGKEVHYALDEPELQHILSNVPGNKKAQITRFKGLGEMSAEQLRETTMNRDTRRLVQLDMDDMVLTNSVMDMLLAKKRAADRKVWLENKGNLADIS
- a CDS encoding lysophospholipid acyltransferase family protein, which encodes MTSKLFNRSKAAASKSVNSKILPKLSRKQLGSLVPKRGNKIAPVIASAMLKAAGWRTVGEIPNISQAVVLALPHTSNIDGVYAIPSLFALDLKISIMGKHTLFKVPIFAQLLSWIGVIPIDRSDKGSVLQASIDKFKTGKPLFLGLAPEGTRQYTETWKSGFYYLAVGAGVPILPVAMDYKTKEIRFMSLVYPSGDIEADLPKIYAQYKGVIPRHPERLSQPLQDINHSAE
- a CDS encoding SDR family NAD(P)-dependent oxidoreductase — protein: MKRFKEKTVIITGADSDIGRATALRFAQEGANCIIVGINNDILEYIYEDLPQDHTWINTGNHLTVTSDINDLNQTARLIEHVRDKYKHIDVMVNIDTAVGIHQSVIPELIKTQGNIVNVSTLTEISADWNIENYKARQRNLTDVTKKLALENIPNNVRINAVSAGLVATDISPNPFISHSPLGKTATPFDVTAAVMFLASDDAAIITGMNLPVDGGVSTFNS